The proteins below are encoded in one region of Kogia breviceps isolate mKogBre1 chromosome 8, mKogBre1 haplotype 1, whole genome shotgun sequence:
- the SEC16A gene encoding protein transport protein Sec16A isoform X4, which yields MQPPPQAVPSGVVRPPPSGSPQSMFWSNSPYRRQVNSNAPVAPITCPLQPVTDPFAFSRQALQNTSLGGSSKSSPPVVQGPAPPSSLQRAGLPGPHTNAEDSSQGLCESLPGPPLQPRSDASPFPGVLSPSAPPGPEVNRRVEVAPGLEPEVQTPPYPPQYIPGVGPDSCRVGHPQANTPRPDRPLSRPSLHDSTATPAAPPFLPQPRQQTPGQWGLVQGGPQPSGQHYRPCPEGPVQNTVCHASNAAHFPAPSNLRQGPGHEQHGPLVSLPGPSASDGRNEAVYLQSGNHSANSFDPENAFRQNSRVGNARAGQEFRLSPGVNREQLPDLALINPLAQGNSPESHSHDPLASGSSWTLPEAGSGALSMFFKGGETENEENLTSEKAVSAGQSDFDGFSPGPGLGQPPAHLGAGGVYQAFLKGSSSEPTQQGGDPQTYFSQSAGIRHDKATTNAAAVDMWGDAARAGARGAGGPQYENVENLEFIQNQEVLPSEPLSADPSSPSAQLRYGPLPGPAVPRLSAAGHTGGGGPNLEAPDTTAHPARSESVSSSYSSQSHRGLPSAARPHDSGGTFIQQEVGKPEDEAPGRFFKQIDSSPLGGETDQSAVSQNYRGSLPQPSAPSPPKPMGIFQTSANSSFEPVKSHFTGVKPVEADRANVVGEVRGPSAHQKQRRAASAAPDASPGNLEQPPDNMETLFLPRLCAPPLTTPTEASPGLLHAAGPPLEAVLPTPEKRPLTRAQGAVKCESPATTLWAQNELPDFGGNVLLAPAAPVLHVPAKPQPSEVIQPPEEGLCGQQSRQPGPGPAVQSGDSIGASENLENPPQMGEEAALPSQAGPGYASLLSSPPTEALQNQPVLIARPDQSCNLAQPANFSVSSLNPNEKSQSWRESFVADKPAVSSQAAGGDSGENALLSGAPAGALICSPLPNHLAQSNFPQVCGTSEMVSSQPANLPVQPPAHPVPKNLLPESQKIHSAESILPELVTGPAVSTGVMLVPPANDTSEPDSNKANLSSSRDEASGALDFSFSRTLENPVAMYSSAQADSPASCQQTVSSHRPCGPGAHTPDRFYQQVTKDAQDQHGPERAQQEPPPPPPQGPKAALPEPSDPGGPPEQGQPPSPTRPSASPAPADVGQRLPPRPPRSSSVSVASTGSSQAAARPDQQWLQPPPPDLASCYYYRALYDGYQPPYPSPYPPDPGTIPHYYQQDIYGLCEPRYRPYDGAAAAFAESYRYPELERPSSRASHCSDRPAARQGYPEGYYNSRGGWSSQSDYYASYYASQYDYGGPRNTTTTGGTTPASPGVLTTSLSPTGTLTGRRWTGAASTRHGACAAASAPTPTSQVYRGRNVTAGPYEAPPPPGSFHGDYAYGPYGGDFHGPPGFPEYGYPAEASWPSVEQAPSRPTSPEKFSVPHICARFGPGGQLIKVIPNLPSEGQPALVEIHSMETLLQHTPEQEEMRAFPGPLGKDDTHKVDVINFAQSKATKCLQNENLIDKESASLLWSFIVLLCRQNGTVVGTDIAELLLRDHRTVWLPGKSPSEANLIDFTHEPAEQVEEESGEAQLSFLTDSQAATTLEKDTERFRELLLYGRKKDALESAMKNGLWGHALLLASKMDSRTHARVMTRFANSLPINDPLQTVYQLMSGRMPAASTCCGDEKWGDWRPHLAMVLSNLSNNVDVEARAMATMGDTLASRGLLDAAHFCYLVAQVGFGVYTKKTTKLVLIGSNHSLPFLKFATNEAIQRTEAYEYAQSLGAQTCSWPSFQVFKFMYCCRLAEMGLATQAFHYCEVIAKSILAQPHRHSPVLLSQLLQVASQLRLFDPQLKEKPEEEAATEPAWLVQLQLVEKQVKEGTAAWSLDRAFPPRCPSSPCSEAGPCGGPAPAQPAGLGTDNRLLAPPVSGADHSGQDVRLLPSAPLTLPDGQPAFPTRALMFPGPPPAGPVELGPGCGPPGAALGFPEPPGPDPVAPYPGPGLPSGAPSLQETDHLLPEAGSQDAAMTPQEAPGRNALSELQEDFAGKFANVDSSRTSRGSESSPGWGGAGSGALQPPPPPPPAPNLKRPVQAAKKETKEPKKSGESWFSRWLPVKKRTEAYLPDDKNKSIVWDEKKNRWVDTNEPEEEKKAPPPPPASLPKALQAAHPGPGGPPRPAVNMYSRKAARARARYVDVLNPGGPQRSEPALAPADFFAPLAPLPIPTHLLGPNPDAEEAPPAEGAGREGQAPAGGPAKPEPASEPKVPSSAASLPGPERPPSRADGSQGGELSRCSSLSSLSREVSQHFNQAPCALGPAGGPPGAAVPFYNPAQFTQASAASGSSRMGRIGQRKYPAY from the exons ATGCAACCTCCACCCCAGGCTGTCCCGTCTGGTGTGGTCCGGCCGCCTCCGTCCGGGAGTCCTCAGAGCATGTTCTGGTCCAACAGCCCGTACAGGAGACAGGTCAATAGTAACGCACCAGTGGCCCCGATAACCTGCCCACTGCAGCCGGTGACGGACCCGTTTGCTTTTAGTAGACAGGCGCTCCAAAATACATCATTGGGCGGCTCATCTAAAAGCAGCCCACCCGTTGTGCAAGGCCCGGCCCCACCATCGTCTCTTCAGCGTGCTGGTCTGCCTGGGCCACACACAAATGCTGAGGATAGCTCCCAAGGACTCTGCGAGTCTCTGCCGGGCCCTCCATTGCAGCCCAGGTCAGATGCCAGCCCGTTTCCCGGCGTGCTGAGCCCCTCGGCACCGCCTGGGCCCGAGGTGAACAGGAGAGTCGAGGTCGCTCCCGGCCTGGAGCCTGAAGTTCAGACCCCGCCGTACCCTCCTCAGTACATTCCAGGAGTGGGTCCTGACAGCTGTCGTGTGGGCCATCCACAGGCGAACACGCCACGGCCCGACAGACCCCTGAGCAGGCCGAGCCTGCACGACAGCACCGCGACACCAGCAgctccccctttcctccctcagccTCGTCAGCAAACGCCCGGGCAGTGGGGGCTGGTGCAGGGAGGCCCGCAGCCCTCGGGGCAGCATTACCGGCCCTGCCCAGAGGGACCTGTGCAGAACACGGTGTGCCACGCCTCCAACGCTGCCCACTTTCCTGCTCCGTCCAACCTGCGTCAGGGTCCTGGCCACGAGCAGCACGGCCCCCTGGTGTCTTTACCGGGACCCTCGGCCAGTGACGGGAGAAATGAGGCAGTCTACCTGCAAAGTGGAAACCACTCAGCAAATAGCTTTGATCCAGAAAATGCATTCAGGCAGAATTCCAGAGTTGGGAACGCTCGGGCGGGCCAGGAGTTCAGGTTGAGTCCAGGAGTGAATAGAGAGCAGTTGCCAGACCTGGCTCTCATTAACCCCCTCGCTCAGGGAAACAGCCCAGAAAGCCACTCGCACGACCCCCTGGCTTCCGGGAGCAGCTGGACCCTGCCGGAAGCGGGCTCGGGGGCACTCTCCATGTTTTTCaaaggaggagagacagagaacgAAGAGAACCTCACGTCTGAAAAAGCAGTCTCTGCCGGTCAGTCTGACTTTGATGGTTTCTCCCCTGGCCCGGGCCTCGGCCAGCCTCCTGCACACCTGGGGGCAGGAGGCGTTTATCAGGCCTTTCTCAAAGGTTCCAGCAGCGAGCCCACGCAGCAGGGAGGAGACCCGCAGACTTATTTTTCTCAGTCTGCAGGCATCCGGCACGACAAAGCAACCACTAACGCTGCTGCTGTTGACATGTGGGGTGACGCGGCCCGTGCGGGGGCTCGTGGTGCTGGTGGCCCGCAGTATGAGAACGTCGAGAACTTAGAGTTCATTCAGAACCAGGAAGTTCTGCCAAGTGAGCCCCTAAGTGCAGACCCTTCCTCCCCAAGCGCTCAGCTCAGATACGGGCCCCTTCCCGGGCCGGCTGTCCCCAGGCTCAGTGCCGCGGGCCACACTGGAGGCGGGGGCCCTAATCTCGAGGCCCCAGATACGACGGCGCACCCTGCGCGTTCTGAGAGCGTGTCTTCCAGTTACAGCAGCCAGAGCCACCGGGGTCTTCCCAGTGCAGCCAGGCCCCATGACTCGGGGGGCACGTTCATTCAGCAGGAAGTTGGAAAACCTGAAGATGAGGCTCCGGGGAGGTTTTTTAAGCAGATTgactcttctcctctgggagGCGAGACAGACCAGAGCGCCGTGAGCCAGAACTACCGCGGCAGCCTGCCCCAACCCTCGGCCCCGAGCCCCCCCAAACCTATGGGAATATTTCAGACGAGTGCAAATAGTTCTTTTGAACCAGTGAAATCGCACTTCACTGGAGTAAAACCAGTCGAGGCAGACCGCGCCAACGTGGTGGGCGAGGTGAGGGGCCCCAGCGCCCACCAGAAGCAGCGCAGAGCAGCCTCTGCCGCGCCCGACGCCTCCCCTGGCAACCTGGAGCAGCCCCCCGACAACATGGAGACCCTCTTCCTGCCCCGGCTCTGTGCTCCACCTCTCACCACACCCACGGAGGCCAGTCCCGGGCTTCTGCACGCCGCGGGGCCGCCCTTGGAAGCTGTGCTCCCCACGCCTGAGAAGAGGCCCTTGACCAGGGCGCAGGGGGCTGTGAAGTGTGAGAGCCCAGCCACGACTTTGTGGGCACAGAACGAGCTGCCAGATTTTGGAGGCAATGTCCTCCTAGCCCCAGCTGCTCCCGTACTTCACGTGCCCGCGAAACCTCAGCCCTCTGAAGTGATCCAACCTCCAGAAGAGGGGCTGTGTGGCCAGCAGTCCCGGCAGCCGGGCCCCGGCCCTGCCGTGCAGAGCGGGGACAGCATTGGTGCTTCCGAGAATCTCGAGAATCCTCCCCAAATGGGCGAAGAGGCGGCCCTCCCGTCCCAGGCAGGTCCTGGCTATGCCAGCCTGCTGTCCTCCCCACCCACCGAGGCTTTGCAGAATCAGCCGGTCTTGATCGCCCGGCCCGACCAAAGCTGTAATTTGGCACAGCCGGCTAATTTTTCTGTGTCCTCGTTGAATCCTAACGAGAAGAGTCAGTCCTGGAGGGAGTCCTTCGTGGCAGATAAGCCCGCAGTAAGCAGCCAGGCTGCTGGGGGTGATTCTGGAGAAAACGCTCTTTTGTCTGGGGCTCCGGCTGGCGCTCTCATCTGCTCGCCTCTGCCTAACCACCTTGCCCAGAGTAATTTCCCACAAGTTTGTGGTACCTCGGAAATGGTTTCTAGTCAACCTGCTAATTTGCCGGTTCAACCGCCGGCTCATCCGGTTCCGAAGAACTTGCTTCCAGAAAGTCAGAAGATTCATAGCGCAGAGAGCATTCTTCCCGAGTTAGTTACCGGTCCTGCTGTAAGCACAGGCGTGATGTTAGTTCCACCTGCCAACGATACCTCAGAACCTGACAGTAATAAGGCAAATCTGTCCAGCAGTCGGGATGAAGCTTCGGGAGCCCTAGACTTCTCATTCAGTCGGACTTTGGAAAACCCTGTAGCGATGTATAGCTCGGCCCAGGCTGATAGCCCAGCTTCTTGTCAGCAAACTGTCTCCAGTCACAGACCGTGTGGGCCTGGGGCACATACCCCAGACCGTTTCTACCAACAGGTGACGAAAGATGCTCAGGACCAGCATGGCCCAGAGAGAGCCCAGCaggagcctccccctccccctccccaggggcCCAAAGCAGCACTTCCAGAGCCTTCAGACCCAGGAGGTCCCCCAGAGCAAGGACAGCCCCCAAGCCCAACCCGTCCGTCTGCAAGTCCGGCTCCGGCTGACGTGGGCCAACGGCTGCCTCCTCGACCACCCCGGTCCTCCAGCGTGTCCGTCGCATCTACCGGCTCAAGCCAGGCGGCCGCGCGGCCTGACCAGCAGTGGCTGCAGCCGCCGCCTCCAGACTTGGCGTCCTGCTACTACTACAGGGCCCTGTACGATGGCTACCAGCCCCCGTACCCCTCACCGTACCCGCCGGATCCTGGCACCATCCCCCACTATTACCAG CAGGACATCTACGGCCTCTGTGAGCCCAGATACAGGCCCTACGATGGTGCAGCCGCTGCCTTCGCAGAGAGCTACCGCTACCCTGAGCTCGAGCGGCCCAGCTCCCGGGCGAGCCACTGCTCGGACCGGCCAGCTGCCAG GCAAGGGTATCCTGAAGGTTACTATAATTCCAGAGGTGGATGGAGCAGTCAGAGTGACTACTACGCCAGTTACTACGCCAGCCAGTACGATTACGGAG GCCCGAGAAATACGACGACCACTGGAGGTACGACCCCCGCTTCACCGGGAGTTTTGACGACGAGCCTGAGCCCCACAGGGACCCTTACGGGGAGGAGGTGGACCGGCGCAGCGAGCACTCGGCACGGAGCCTGCGCAGCAGCTTCAGCTCCCACTCCCACCag TCAGGTGTACAGAGGTCGCAACGTGACTGCTGGGCCCTACGAGGCGCCGCCCCCACCGGGCTCCTTCCACGGCGATTACGCCTACGGCCCCTACGGCGGCGATTTCCACGGCCCCCCAGGCTTCCCGGAGTACGGCTACCCTGCCGAGGCCAGCTGGCCCTCCGTGGAGCAAG cTCCATCAAGACCAACTTCTCCTGAGAAATTCTCAGTGCCTCATATCTGTGCCAGGTTCggtcctgggggtcagctcatcaAAGTGATTCCAAATCTGCCTTCAGAAGGACAGCCTGCACTGGTTGAAATTCACAGCATGGAG ACCTTGCTGCAACACACGCCGGAGCAGGAGGAGATGCGGGCGTTCCCGGGGCCTCTCGGCAA AGATGACACCCATAAAGTGGATGTTATTAATTTTGCACAGAGCAAAGCTACAAAATGTTTACAGAACGAAAATTTAATTGACAAAGAGTCCGCAAGTCTTCTCTGGAGCTTTATTGTTCTGTTATGCAGGCAGAACGGG ACCGTGGTGGGCACAGACATCGCGGAACTCTTGTTACGAGACCACCGAACCGTGTGGCTTCCTGGGAAGTCGCCCAGTGAGGCCAACCTGATTGATTTCACTCATGAGCCTGCAGAGCAAGTGGAGGAGGAGTCTGGGGAGGCCCAGCTCTCGTTTCTCACTGACAGCCAGGCTGCCACCACCCTTGAAAAAGACACGGAGCGTTTCCGAGAGCTGCTGCTCTACGGCCGGAAGAAG GATGCTTTAGAGTCCGCGATGAAGAACGGCTTGTGGGGTCACGCCCTGTTACTTGCCAGCAAGATGGACAGCCGGACGCACGCCAGAGTCATGACCAG GTTCGCCAACAGCCTTCCGATCAACGACCCTCTGCAGACGGTCTACCAGCTGATGTCCGGGCGGATGCCAGCCGCATCCACG TGTTGTGGAGATGAGAAGTGGGGAGACTGGCGACCGCATCTGGCCATGGTTTTGTCCAACCTGAGCAACAACGTGGACGTGGAAGCCCGGGCGATGGCCACCATGGGGGACACTCTGG CCTCGAGAGGACTCCTCGATGCTGCACACTTCTGCTACCTTGTGGCCCAGGTTGGATTTGGGGTTTATACcaagaaaaccacaaaacttgTTTTAATTGGATCAAACCACAG TTTGCCATTTTTAAAGTTCGCGACCAACGAAGCTATTCAGAGGACAGAAGCCTATGAGTACGCTCAGTCCCTGGGGGCGCAGACCTGCTCCTGGCCCAGCTTCCAG GTGTTTAAGTTCATGTACTGCTGCCGCCTGGCTGAGATGGGGCTTGCGACGCAGGCCTTCCACTACTGCGAGGTGATCGCCAAGAGCATCCTGGCGCAGCCCCACAGACACTCCCCAGTGCTGCTCAGCCAGCTGCTTCAG GTCGCCTCCCAGTTGCGCCTCTTTGACCCTCAGCTGAAGGAGAAGCCGGAGGAGGAGGCCGCTACGGAGCCTGCCTGGCTGGTCCAGCTGCAGCTCGTGGAGAAGCAGGTCAAG GAGGGCACCGCGGCCTGGAGTCTGGACAGAGCCTTCCCCCCGCGCTGTCCCAGCTCGCCGTGCTCCGAGGCGGGGCCGTGTGGTGGCCCAGCGCCCGCCCAGCCGGCGGGCCTGGGCACCGACAACCGGCTGCTGGCGCCGCCTGTGTCCGGCGCTGACCACTCGGGCCAGGACGTGCGGCTACTGCCCTCAG CTCCACTGACGCTCCCCGATGGTCAGCCGGCCTTCCCCACCAGGGCGCTGATGTTCCCAGGACCACCCCCCGCGGGCCCTGTCGAGCTGGGCCCTGGCTGTGGACCCCCAGGGGCTGCACTTGGCTTTCCAGAGCCCCCTGGGCCTGATCCTGTGGCTCCGTACCCAGGGCCTGGCCTGCCGTCTGGCGCACCATCTCTCCAAGAGACTGACCATCTGCTCCCGGAGGCCGGGAGCCAGGACGCAG CAATGACGCCGCAAGAGGCACCCGGCAGAAACGCGCTGTCGGAGCTACAAGAGGATTTTGCTGGCAAATTTGCTAATGTG GACTCCTCAAGGACGTCCCGGGGCTCCGAGTCGTCTCCGGGCTGGGGCGGCGCCggctcaggggccctgcagccgcctccgccgccgccgcccgcgcccaACCTGAAGAGACCTGTCCAGGCAGCCAAGAAGGAGACCAAGGAGCCTAAGAAG AGCGGCGAGTCCTGGTTCTCTCGTTGGCTGCCTGTGAAGAAGAGGACGGAAGCTTACTTGCCAGACGACAAGAACAAATCG ATCGTCTGGGACGAAAAGAAGAACCGCTGGGTGGACACGAACGAGCCGGAGGAGGAG AAGAAGGCTCCGCCCCCACCTCCAGCATCCCTTCCCAAGGCTCTGCAAGCTGCCCACCCTGGTCCTGGAGGGCCCCCCAGACCTGCTGTGAACATGTATTCTAGAAAAGCAG CCCGAGCCCGAGCGCGCTACGTGGATGTCTTGAACCCCGGGGGCCCCCAGCGGAGCGAGCCAGCCCTTGCTCCCGCGGACTTCTTTGCACCACTGGCCCCACTCCCAATTCCCACACACCTGCTCGGACCAAACCCAG ATGCAGAGGAAGCACCCCCCGCCGAGGGGGCTGGCAGGGAAGGGCAGGCGCCGGCGGGGGGGCCGGCCAAGCCAGAGCCCGCCTCGGAGCCCAAG GTGCCCAGTTCTGCGGCGTCGCTCCCTGGACCTGAACGGCCACCCTCCAGAGCGGACGGTTCCCAGGGAGGAGAG CTGTCGCGCTGTAGTTCACTGAGCTCGTTATCACGTGAAGTGAGCCAGCATTTTAACCAG GCTCCCTGTGCTCTCGGCCCTGCAGGGGGCCCTCCCGGGGCAGCGGTGCCCTTCTACAACCCCGCTCAGTTTACACAA GCCTCTGCTGCCTCGGGAAGTTCAAGGATGGGAAGGATTGGCCAGAGGAAGTACCCAGCATATTGA